In the genome of Triticum urartu cultivar G1812 unplaced genomic scaffold, Tu2.1 TuUngrouped_contig_1815, whole genome shotgun sequence, one region contains:
- the LOC125526770 gene encoding uncharacterized protein LOC125526770 — MDMGVAALRVCTNGRHVIFYLQISSVRISPHLMCLDALSVAPLLSGHLNGTARRLLRNDASPTAALWRTVSDGFSRRIFSDLCLVHGVVPGRAPTFMSLPSDMMAAILERLADGKDLLRVESTCTELRRLVAEPDRDRQLWMPRYKALRLNWLWWWCWPLGGDSDSHDDLPETSTSWKEMFVRATRQWEDRLLDRPTPILVIRRFSILDELKWFFRSARYQSTAACFGEMMTETETEGDGGKSTIGRRHGHGKAPVTGGHEKQKQQGRRTRTGTGAIHSPSSRYRWKHR, encoded by the coding sequence ATGGACATGGGCGTCGCCGCGCTGAGGGTGTGCACCAACGGGCGGCACGTCATCTTCTACCTGCAGATCTCCTCTGTCCGGATCAGCCCGCACTTGATGTGCCTGGACGCGCTCTCCGTCGCGCCGCTCCTGTCGGGCCATCTGAACGGCACAGCGCGCAGGCTGCTGCGGAACGACGCCTCCCCGACGGCCGCGCTCTGGAGGACGGTCAGCGACGGATTCAGCCGGCGCATCTTCTCGGATCTATGCCTTGTGCACGGCGTGGTGCCGGGACGAGCCCCTACCTTCATGTCCCTCCCGAGCGACATGATGGCGGCGATCCTGGAGAGGCTTGCCGACGGGAAGGACCTGTTGAGGGTGGAGAGCACCTGCACCGAGCTGAGGCGCTTGGTGGCCGAGCCCGACCGGGACCGCCAGCTCTGGATGCCCAGGTACAAGGCGCTACGGTTGAACTGGCTGTGGTGGTGGTGCTGGCCGCTCGGCGGCGACAGCGATTCCCACGACGACCTGCCGGAGACGAGCACGAGCTGGAAGGAGATGTTTGTGAGGGCCACGCGACAGTGGGAAGATAGGCTTCTTGATCGTCCTACTCCTATCCTCGTCATACGGCGGTTTTCTATCCTCGATGAGTTGAAATGGTTCTTTCGATCCGCAAGATACCAGAGTACCGCGGCCTGCTTTGGAGAGATGATGACGGAGACGGAGACGGAGGGCGACGGGGGCAAGAGTACCATCGGTCGCCGCCATGGCCATGGTAAGGCGCCGGTGACAGGCGGGCACGAGAAGcagaagcagcagggtcgtcgcaCCCGCACCGGCACCGGCGCTATCCACTCCCCGTCTTCTAGGTACCGATGGAAGCACAGGTGA